Within Thermus sp. CCB_US3_UF1, the genomic segment GCCTTCCGCGAGGGGGTGCGGCGGATGCGCCAGGCCTTCCGCCTGGGGGGTGGGGAGGAGGAAGCCCGGGGGCTTCTCCTGCGCCTCGAGGGGGCCGGGCGAGAGGAGGTGGAGGCCTTCTTGGAGGCCCTCCTGCAGGCCCCCTTTGACCCCGAGCCCTACCTCGAGGCCGCCCTGGAGCGCTACCGGGCCCTAGGGCCTAGGCTTTCCTTCCTCCTTGGCCTTTACTTGCGCCACCCCTCCGAGGCCCTGAAGGAGGCCTGGTTGCGCCTGGGGGAGGGGCGGCCCGAGGAGGCCCTGGCCCTCCTGGGGGGGAGGGACCCCGAAGGGCGCAGGCGGGGGCTTAGGGCGGAGCTCCTCCTCCGCCTGGGCCGGGAAGAGGAGGCCTTGGCCGCCCTAAAGGAGGGGCTAGAGGGGGTGGAGGACTACCTCCACCTGGTGGGGCGGCTCCTGGCCCTGGGCCGGGTGGCGGAGGCCCTTAGGTACGCGGAGGAGGCCCGGGACTGGTTCGGCAAGGACCCCAGGCTCCTGCCCCTTTTGGACCTCCTGGTGGCCCATAGGGGCCTGCCCGAGGACCACCGGGCCCGCTTCGCCCTGCGGCCCAACCTCGAGGACTACCTGGCCCTCAAGGCCAAGCTGGGCCGGGCCTTCGCCCAGGAGCGCCCCGCCCTGTTGCGCCCGGTCGAGGACCCCGTCCTCCTGGCCCGCATCTACCTCCTGG encodes:
- a CDS encoding SWIM zinc finger domain-containing protein; its protein translation is MRAFPPEREEDFAPLLPEEVVRRGLAYFQEGRVRRVFRLGERLWGEVQGSGPEAYRVEVGPGLVGRCTCPHPRFPCKHAVALLYAHLERKAQDLAPLLAALAPEEAKALLLRLAHLPQVAFLLAEALAPERAFREGVRRMRQAFRLGGGEEEARGLLLRLEGAGREEVEAFLEALLQAPFDPEPYLEAALERYRALGPRLSFLLGLYLRHPSEALKEAWLRLGEGRPEEALALLGGRDPEGRRRGLRAELLLRLGREEEALAALKEGLEGVEDYLHLVGRLLALGRVAEALRYAEEARDWFGKDPRLLPLLDLLVAHRGLPEDHRARFALRPNLEDYLALKAKLGRAFAQERPALLRPVEDPVLLARIYLLEEDWKALDRLLRRLPPKAYPRLAEALEERLPQEALRLYREAAQARVAEGGRPAYREAAQILKRMARLDPEATRRTIREILQAHPRRRALREELAFLLA